A section of the Triticum dicoccoides isolate Atlit2015 ecotype Zavitan chromosome 7A, WEW_v2.0, whole genome shotgun sequence genome encodes:
- the LOC119330098 gene encoding zinc finger CCHC domain-containing protein 7-like, translating into MAQRWRSKARRDPDLDDAGSPSPARPRAPPSDDEDEAGNEDLTLEIVARARRRGAAGGQPGLAEVLPLSSDEEVDEDAVVELGEADPSRRKDKKKKQRRKERRKKQRKEDAAAAAAADKEEPQVAGAQEGQTGTVESVPTENGVDAPVSDNTVLRKLLRIPRYFDPGETILETCFNCGEEGHVAVNCPMEKRKKPCFVCGLFGHNAKQCTQGQECFICKKGGHMAKDCPDKHTKNTQQYTTLCLRCGETGHDMFGCSNDYPPDDVKEIKCYVCNQNGHLCCTDFSDSCSKEVTCYNCAQSGHTGLGCAKQRRETSVATTPTLCYKCGEDGHFARGCTNSAKPGRFKGELSSHSRRKDKWKNDSGPRSAPHGSHKRKSPLFEDRWETPRGKSRARGGWIPEDHDDLPSKKYKGIGWDSQSTPKKPYNNHHHRSSGGDYSTPQGQDFSWHNSQYSPSARKHGSSSSRFASNTHHRFERS; encoded by the exons ATGGCGCAGCGCTGGCGCTCGAAGGCGCGGCGCGACCCGGACCTGGACGACGCCGGCTCGCCCTCTCCCGCGCGGCCCCGCGCGCCCCCCAGCGACGACGAGGACGAGGCGGGCAACGAGGACCTCACCCTCGAGATCGTcgcgcgggcgcggcggcgcggggccgCGGGAGGCCAGCCCGGGCTCGCCGAGGTGCTCCCCCTGTCCTCcgacgaggaggtggacgaggacgCCGTGGTGGAGCTCGGCGAGGCCGACCCCAGCAGgaggaaggacaagaagaagaagcagcgccgcaaggagaggaggaagaagcagcgcaaggaggacgccgccgccgccgccgccgccgacaaggAGGAG CCTCAGGTTGCTGGCGCCCAGGAGGGACAAACTGGGACAGTGGAATCAGTGCCCACCGAAAATGGCGTTGATGCCCCTGTATCCGACAACACAGTTCTGCGGAAGCTTCTT CGTATACCAAGATACTTTGATCCTGGGGAAactatattggagacttgctttaACTGTGGTGAGGAAGGTCATGTAGCTGTGAACTGCCCAATGGAGAAGCGGAAGAAGCCTTGCTTCGTTTGTGGATTGTTCGGACACAATGCGAAGCAGTGCACGCAG GGTCAAGAGTGTTTCATCTGCAAAAAAGGAGGTCATATGGCGAAAGATTGCCCTGATAAGCACACAAAGAATACTCAGCAGTACACCACATTGTGTTTGAGATGCGGAGAAACCGGCCACGATATGTTTGGATGTTCCAATGATTATCCACCAGATGATGTCAAG GAAATAAAATGCTATGTGTGTAACCAGAATGGTCACCTCTGTTGCACCGACTTCTCTGATAGTTGTTCAAAAGAAGTTACTTGTTATAACTGTGCCCAATCTGGTCATACTGGTTTG GGATGTGCCAAGCAACGTAGGGAGACAAGTGTTGCGACAACTCCGACCTTGTGCTACAAATGTGGCGAAGATGGTCACTTCGCACGTGGCTGCACAAATAGTGCTAAG CCCGGCCGGTTCAAAGGCGAGTTGTCGTCGCATAGTCGTAGAAAGGACAAATGGAAAAATGACTCTGGCCCTAGATCAGCTCCTCATGGATCTCACAAAAGAAAAAGCCCCCTATTCGAGGATAGATGGGAGACACCTCGTGGTAAATCCAGAGCTAGGGGTGGTTGGATTCCTGAGGACCATGACGATCTTCCATCCAAGAAGTACAAAGGAATTGGGTGGGACTCCCAATCTACTCCTAAGAAGCCCTACAATAATCACCACCATCGCTCCTCTGGCGGTGACTATTCTACTCCTCAAGGACAAGATTTTTCATGGCACAACTCGCAATATTCTCCAAGTGCGAGAAAACACGGCTCGTCTTCGTCAAGATTCGCCAGCAACACCCATCACCGCTTTGAAAGAAGTTAG